A single window of Vigna unguiculata cultivar IT97K-499-35 chromosome 1, ASM411807v1, whole genome shotgun sequence DNA harbors:
- the LOC114180195 gene encoding receptor-like protein EIX2: MIMKNLKGTMLVVCVVLQIAYGQNPMRCIRKEREALLQFKAAIVDHNGMLSSWTTPDCCQWEGIRCNNLTANIISLDLHGEVHYEYFSRGNYEVSQRYISGEIHRSLMKLSQLKYLNLSSNAFRGSRIPEFLGSLRNLRYLDLSSSLFGGKIPSQLDSLSRLKYLNLAFNYYLKGSIPPQLGNLSELQYLDLRGNLLEGDVPSQLGNLSELQYLDLGDNVFEGSVPSQLGNLFQLQYLDLSLNSFEGYIPPQLGNLSNLQELYLGGYYGGLTIVSGDEWLSNLISLTHLSLDFIFNFNSSPSWLRMIAKLPNLRELSLINCGLSDHFLLSFNPSNFNFSTSLSVLDLSHNSFTQSMVFQWLSNTTSNLVELDLRGNLLKGSTSNHFGLVMNSLEHLDLSHNVFKGQDMKSFMNICTLRSLHMSRNNVTEDLPSILHNFSSGCVRYSLQELSLTSNQITGSIPDLSRFSSLKILDLSNNKLSGKIREGIRLPSQMEQLSIGSNILEGGVPKSFGSTCSLQSLDLSNNKLSEDLPVIFNHLSGCSRYSLRELYLNQNKFNGTLPDFSIFLKLEMLDLSGNELKDGVPKSIHNATVLRLLDLSNNSLSENLPAMIHHLSQYARYSLQRLDLSMNQISGTLPNTLSMFSSLKKLYLDSNKLNGTISEDLRFPTELEVLHLMSNSLKGVITDSHFSNKSKLRTLDLSDNLLTIKFSQDFDPSFQLTNIAFRSCKLGPLFPKWLKKQNELRSLDISNTGISDTLPKWFWAKFSLQERININLSCNNLQGMIPNFSLQNHYESLSLASNQFEGSVPLFLRDSIYLDLSNNKFTDSLWFLCSGDVAETLYQLDLSNNNFSGQIPDCWTHFQSLAYLNMSQTKFSGEIPSSMGSLLELQVLLLRSNNLTGEIPSSLRNCTKLVMIDIAENRLSGSIPKWIGGKFLELQFLSLRSNYFNGSLPLEICYLKSIQLLDLSLNNLFGQIPKCIKNFSSMTQVTSMRDYEDHWYLANTTYVEVISYNLNIFFMWKGLEQMFTNNGLSLLKSIDLSNNRLSGEIPKEMEVLFGLISLNLSRNNLIGKIPSNIGKLTSLEFLDLSRNQLVGSIPSSLAQIDRLTTLDLSHNYLSGKIPISTQLQSFDASKYEDNVDLCGPPLKKLCIDGVQRKEPIVKFQENDNLILDREYYISAAIGFIISFWGVFGSILLIRSWRHAYFKFLNSLADILYVIAVVKVFKRLHRAYQRKSEF; this comes from the exons ATGATAATGAAGAATTTGAAAGGGACGATGTTGGTGGTGTGTGTGGTGTTACAGATTGCTTATGGCCAAAACCCAATGAGATGCATTAGAAAGGAGAGGGAAGCACTCCTCCAATTCAAGGCTGCCATTGTCGATCACAACGGCATGCTCTCTTCTTGGACCACTCCCGACTGTTGCCAATGGGAGGGGATCCGCTGCAACAACCTCACCGCCAATATTATCAGCCTCGACCTTCATGGAGAAGTtcattatgaatatttttctcGTGGCAATTATGAAGTCTCTCAACGTTACATCAGCGGAGAGATCCACAGGTCGTTGATGAAGTTGTCACAACTGAAGTATTTGAACCTCAGTTCCAATGCTTTTCGAGGTAGTCGCATTCCAGAGTTTCTTGGTTCTCTTAGAAACTTGAGATACCTTGATCTCTCCTCATCTCTATTTGGTGGAAAAATTCCAAGCCAGTTAGATTCTCTTTCTCGTTTGAAGTacttgaatcttgctttcaattattatttgaaGGGTTCAATCCCTCCACAACTTGGAAATCTTTCTGAATTGCAGTATCTTGATCTCAGAGGCAATCTTTTAGAAGGAGATGTACCATCTCAGCTTGGAAATCTCTCCGAGTTGCAGTATCTTGATCTTGGAGACAATGTTTTTGAAGGAAGTGTGCCATCTCAGCTTGGAAATCTCTTCCAGTTACAATATCTTGATCTCAGTCTCAACTCTTTTGAAGGATACATACCACCCCAACTTGGAAACCTTTCAAATCTGCAAGAGCTTTATCTTGGAGGTTATTACGGTGGTCTCACTATTGTCAGTGGTGATGAGTGGCTATCTAATCTTATTTCTTTAACTCATCTTTCCTTggatttcatatttaattttaacagtTCTCCTAGCTGGCTTCGAATGATTGCCAAGCTACCAAATCTAAGAGAACTGAGTTTAATTAATTGTGGTCTTTCCGATCATTTTCTCCTTTCATTCAACCCTTCCAACTTCAATTTTTCTACTTCCCTTTCCGTCCTTGATCTTTCTCACAACTCCTTCACACAATCAATGGTTTTCCAGTGGTTGTCAAACACCACTTCCAACCTTGTTGAGCTTGACCTTCGTGGTAACCTCCTGAAGGGTTCCACCTCAAATCATTTTGGCTTGGTCATGAATTCGCTTGAGCACCTTGACCTCTCCCATAATGTATTCAAGGGCCAGGATATGAAATCATTTATGAATATATGCACCCTTCGTTCTTTACACATGTCTAGAAACAATGTGACTGAAGACCTTCCATCAATTCTTCATAATTTCTCCAGTGGTTGTGTTAGATACTCACTACAAGAGTTGAGTTTGACATCTAATCAAATCACGGGCTCCATACCTGACCTTTCAAGATtctcatctttaaaaatattggaTCTTTCTAACAATAAATTGAGTGGGAAGATACGTGAAGGCATTAGATTGCCATCTCAAATGGAGCAGTTGTCAATTGGGTCTAACATTTTAGAAGGTGGTGTTCCAAAATCATTTGGGAGCACATGTAGTTTGCAGTCGTTGGATTTGTCTAACAATAAGTTGAGTGAAGATTTGCCagtcatatttaatcatttgtcTGGATGCTCTAGATACTCGTTGCGAGAACTATATCtcaatcaaaataaattcaatggAACACTACCTGATTTCTCAATATTTTTGAAGTTGGAAATGTTGGATCTCTCAGGAAATGAATTAAAAGATGGAGTGCCAAAATCAATTCACAATGCTACTGTTTTGCGTTTATTGGACCTATCCAATAATAGCTTGAGTGAAAATCTTCCAGCAATGATACATCACCTATCCCAATATGCTAGATACTCATTGCAACGTTTAGATTTGAGCATGAATCAAATCAGTGGCACTTTGCCCAACACCCTTTCAATGTTCTCatcattaaaaaagttataccTTGATAGTAACAAGCTAAATGGGACAATTTCTGAAGATCTTCGATTTCCAACAGAACTTGAAGTTCTCCACTTGATGTCAAACTCTTTGAAAGGTGTGATTACTGACTCTCATTTTTCTAACAAGTCAAAGTTAAGGACACTGGACTTATCAGATAATTTGTTGACAATAAAGTTTAGTCAAGATTTTGATCCATCTTTTCAATTGACAAATATTGCATTCAGATCTTGCAAACTAGGTCCGTTGTTTCCCAAATGGctaaagaaacaaaatgaaCTTAGAAGCCTTGACATTTCAAATACTGGAATATCAGACACTCTTCCAAAATGGTTTTGGGCTAAATTTTCATTGCAAGAGAGGATAAATATCAATCTTTCATGTAACAATCTACAAGGTATGATTCCAAATTTTTCACTACAGAATCATTACGAGTCCCTTAGTCTTGCATCAAATCAATTTGAAGGTTCTGTTCCACTATTTTTACGAGACTCAATTTATCTTGATCTATCCAACAATAAATTCACAGATTCTCTTTGGTTTTTATGTTCTGGCGATGTAGCTGAAACATTATACCAATTGGATCtttcaaacaataatttttcTGGACAAATTCCAGATTGTTGGACCCATTTCCAGTCATTGGCTTATTTAAATATGAGTCAGACCAAATTTTCAGGAGAAATTCCTTCTTCAATGGGATCACTCCTTGAACTTCAAGTTTTGTTATTAAGAAGCAATAACTTAACAGGTGAAATCCCTTCCTCCTTAAGGAACTGCACAAAGTTAGTGATGATAGATATAGCAGAAAATAGATTATCAGGATCAATCCCAAAATGGATTGGGGGGAAATTCCTGGAGTTgcaatttttaagtttaagaagCAATTACTTCAATGGAAGTTTACCATTGGAAATTTGTTATCTGAAAAGCATTCAACTCTTGGATCTCTCGCTAAACAACCTATTTGGCCAAATTCCTAAATGCATAAAAAACTTCTCCTCAATGACTCAAGTGACTTCTATGAGAGATTATGAAGATCATTGGTATTTAGCTAACACCACCTATGTTGAAGTTATTTCAtacaatttgaatatattttttatgtggaAAGGTTTAGAGCAAATGTTCACAAATAATGGATTATCACTTTTGAAAAGCATTGATCTCTCAAACAATCGACTCTCAGGAGAAATTCCAAAAGAAATGGAGGTTTTATTTGGCTTGATTTCACTGAATTTATCAAGAAAcaatttgataggaaaaatTCCATCAAATATTGGAAAGTTAACGTCacttgaatttcttgatttgTCAAGAAATCAACTTGTTGGTTCAATTCCTTCGAGTCTTGCTCAAATTGATCGACTCACAACATTAGATTTGTCACACAATTATTTATCTGGAAAAATTCCAATTAGCACACAATTACAGAGTTTCGATGCATCAAAATATGAAGATAATGTTGATCTTTGTGGACCACCATTAAAGAAATTATGCATTGATGGAGTGCAAAGGAAAGAACCAATTGTTAAATTTCAAGAGAATGACAATTTGATTTTGGATCGTGAATATTATATAAGTGCTGCAATTGGATTTATTATAAGTTTCTGGGGAGTGTTTGGCTCAATCTTACTAATACGTTCTTGGCGTCATGCATATTTCAAGTTCTTAAATAGTTTAGCAGACATTCTTTATGTTATAGCAGTAGTGAAAGTATTCAAGAGGTTACACAGAGCATAtcag AGGAAATCTGAATTTTAG